In the Helicoverpa armigera isolate CAAS_96S chromosome 15, ASM3070526v1, whole genome shotgun sequence genome, one interval contains:
- the LOC110378340 gene encoding ATP-dependent (S)-NAD(P)H-hydrate dehydratase: protein MFSLHSKMRGYSYFVAICIIVLVNCDEIEDKCNFLDSKLQPNTFRLLSKSIIPTMAGSVKGDAGKIGVIGGSIEYTGAPYFSAITSMKVGADLAYVITTESAATVIKNYSPDLIVYPYLNTKYASKIRSLIPKMDVIVIGPGLGREPETVHLITDIIQDCKNLGKPLIIDADGLYVVSKNTSVIKNYPCPGVVLTPNLREANRLMDAVSKNDSNWYSYWGDCVAVLVKGEKDHFNTNMTVYSWIATGGGSGRRVGGQGDILSGALATFYHWALKTELCKNESQAQLAQSVAAYAAAKITRLCNYKASLEYGQSTLASDMITKIHLALQSAFT from the exons atgttttcgctACACAGTAAAATGAGAGGATATAGTTATTTTGTGGCCATATGTATAATAGTTTTAGTAAATTGTGATGAAATTGAAGATAAGTGTAATTTTTTAGACAGTAAGCTCCAACCAAACACCTTTAGACTTCTTAGTAAATCCATTATTCCCACAATGGCCGGATCTGTAAAAGGAGACGCCGGAAAAATAGGAGTTATTGGCGGCTCAATAGAATACACGGGTGCACCGTACTTTTCAGCAATAACTTCTATGAAG GTTGGAGCAGACTTGGCGTATGTTATTACCACCGAAAGCGCAGCAACTGTCATCAAAAATTATAGTCCTGATTTAATCGTCTATCCATATTTAAACACAAAGTATGCGTCTAAAATAAGGTCTCTAATTCCGAAAATGGATGTCATCGTTATTGGCCCCGGCTTAGGCCGAGAACCTGAAACAGTACACCTAATTACTGACATCATACAAGATTGCAAAAACTTGGGGAAGCCCTTAATTATAGATGCCGACGGACTTTACGTAGTCAGTAAAAATACATCTGTAATCAAAAATTATCCATGTCCTGGAGTAGTATTGACACCAAATCTACGCGAAGCTAACAGGTTGATGGATGCTGTTTCAAAAAATGATAGCAACTGGTACAGCTACTGGGGCGATTGTGTAGCTGTTCTTGTAAAGGGTGAAAAGGACCATTTCAACACTAACATGACTGTCTACAGTTGGATAGCAACAGGAGGAGGTTCAGGCCGTCGAGTTGGAGGACAAGGCGACATATTATCCGGAGCCTTAGCAACGTTCTATCATTGGGCTTTAAAAACAGAACTTTGTAAAAATGAAAGTCAAGCCCAGCTCGCACAAAGTGTTGCTGCATATGCGGCGGCCAAGATTACAAGATTATGCAATTACAAAGCTTCCTTAGAATATGGACAATCAACGTTGGCGTCAGATATGATTACTAAAATCCATTTAGCCCTACAGTCagcttttacataa
- the LOC110378314 gene encoding protein bicaudal D isoform X2, translated as MNEGGELRHELDRVVSERDRLLAESSELGQDKVSRESERVALRAELREARQREQRLLVDIGDLEDENISLQKQVSALRSSQVEFEGLKHEVRQLREEAENARAMAEETAALRRIAERQLAEALEALQAEREAKFAAKKELDAHLSREAAYNITNLAYSIRGMPDDGTEDEGEPGGSSSAELAGAMGDHHADLFSEVHLHEISRLEKQLEQAHNENSQLQASMRSAQVTAESESAAAALLRAGLTRAASRVTALHALHSDCAPLDEEKVESGGVSARAAKWLTWWRVSGGELSGLAALLSELSSGAVPADGSAASAAALQRAALAQLADRVAEAEVRCAALQADADLLRTLAGGAGRALSTAAPALLSAAETLAQIYHHVCAVNGTQPERVLLDHAGQNIVSGAEDRGAEAEALALAAGELEGLRAAGGVARSADTLLDQLTHLRAALDTALDSRNRHQPVMETEERGAEVVELQEQVIKLKSLLSTKREQIATLRTVLKSNKNTAEVALANLKSKYETEKIIVTETMLKLRNELRLLKEDAATFSSLRAMFAARCEEYVTQVDELTQALAGAEEEKKTLNQLLRLAVQQKLALTQRLEELEVDREMRTRRVPKAGGGATRARGRDF; from the exons TTGCGTCACGAACTAGACCGCGTGGTGAGCGAACGTGATCGCTTGCTGGCCGAGAGTTCGGAGCTGGGCCAGGACAAGGTATCCCGGGAGTCGGAGCGCGTGGCTCTGAGGGCTGAGCTCCGGGAGGCCAGGCAGAGGGAACAGAGACTGTTGGTTGACATCGGGGATTTGGAAGACGAGAATATCTCGCTACAGAAACAAGTGTCCGCGCTCAGATCTTCACAg GTTGAATTCGAAGGCCTAAAACATGAAGTCAGACAACTTCGCGAAGAGGCAGAAAATGCGCGTGCCATGGCCGAAGAGACGGCTGCGTTACGCCGCATCGCTGAACGACAGCTGGCCGAAGCGCTCGAAGCGCTGCAAGCCGAGAGGGAGGCCAAGTTCGCTGCCAAGAAGGAACTTGACGCTCACCTTAGCAGGGAAGCTGCGTACAACATCACTAACTTGGCATACAGTATACGAG GTATGCCAGACGACGGCACAGAGGACGAGGGTGAACCGGGCGGTTCGTCATCAGCGGAACTGGCGGGCGCTATGGGCGACCACCACGCCGACCTCTTCTCTGAAGTGCATCTGCACGAGATATCCAGGCTCGAGAAGCAGCTGGAACAGGCACATAATGAAAAC AGTCAACTACAAGCGTCGATGCGCAGCGCCCAGGTGACGGCGGAGAGCGAGAGCGCGGCCGCCGCACTGCTCCGCGCCGGCCTCACACGTGCTGCATCTCGCGTCACCGCCTTACATGCCTTGCATTCCGACTGTGCACCACTG GACGAGGAGAAGGTCGAATCCGGTGGAGTATCAGCTCGGGCTGCCAAATGGCTGACATGGTGGCGAGTGTCCGGCGGCGAGTTGTCCGGCCTGGCCGCGCTACTGTCCGAGCTATCGTCCGGCGCGGTGCCGGCGGACGGGTCGGCGGCGTCGGCGGCCGCGTTGCAGAGGGCGGCGCTGGCGCAGCTGGCTGATAGAGTCGCTGAGGCCGAAGTGCGATGTGCCGCGTTGCAGGCCGATGCTGATCTGTTGAGGACTCTTGCCGGAG GAGCGGGTCGTGCCCTGTCGACGGCGGCGCCGGCGCTGCTGTCGGCGGCGGAGACGCTGGCGCAGATCTACCACCACGTGTGCGCCGTCAACGGCACGCAGCCCGAGCGCGTGCTGCTCGACCACGCGGGGCAGAACATAG TATCAGGCGCCGAAGACCGCGGTGCGGAGGCCGAAGCCCTAGCCCTCGCAGCGGGCGAGCTGGAAGGCCTGCGGGCGGCGGGAGGCGTGGCGCGGTCGGCCGACACGCTGCTGGACCAGCTCACGCATCTCCGCGCTGCACTGGACACTGCGCTCGACTCCAGGAACAGGCATCAACCTG TAATGGAGACCGAAGAGCGCGGCGCCGAGGTGGTAGAACTCCAAGAACAGGTGATCAAGCTGAAGTCCCTGCTCTCCACCAAGAGGGAACAGATCGCCACGTTGCGTACCGTCCTCAAGTCCAACAAGAACACCGCCGAGGTTGCTCTCGCCAACCTCAAGAGCAAGTACGAGACGGAGAAGATTATTGTTACCGAGACCATGCTGAAGCTCAGGAACGAGCTGCGGCTGCTTAAGGAAGATGCTGCTACCTTCTCTA GTCtccgcgcgatgttcgcggcGCGGTGCGAGGAGTACGTGACGCAGGTGGACGAGCTGACGCAGGCGCTGGCGGGCGCCGAGGAGGAGAAGAAGACCCTCAACCAGCTGCTGCGCCTCGCTGTGCAGCAGAAGCTCGCCCTCACGCAGCGCCTCGAGGAGCTCGAG GTGGACCGCGAGATGCGCACGCGGCGCGTGCCGAAGGCGGGAGGCGGCGCCACGCGCGCGCGGGGGCGGGACTTCTAG
- the LOC110378330 gene encoding LOW QUALITY PROTEIN: muskelin (The sequence of the model RefSeq protein was modified relative to this genomic sequence to represent the inferred CDS: inserted 2 bases in 1 codon), whose product MDDKYESVKLVYSIHKYSSYSANYIPENIMVNNPTDQLSRWFTDSNIPSQFIMLKLKTPSIVEFIKFGKYIKAHVSDLKKFQIFGGTEENKLSLLLTAGLKKDSAAEIFKLRCKTSEGLYLPVQYIKIVPLQSWGPAYNYTIWYVELTGKNQEQIVSNALETINLRKEEEAVRMLLKHLRRRRYKDAFEALSRESGVRLEGPIQARFWNALVENGDYKQAEKIFDEAIAEGELDWYMSWQPYSPLWREISSCSSHVEDRLWSTDAPPAPPVRQNDLICTDRDPRPDTTEGPTDDMDASDMAEAMSVALSYNKPGPRGGHQLVVDATTGTLYLFGGWNGIEDLDDLWSFCTNTERWRLLCPNSGQAGGPSPRSCHKMVFDPVHRRLFTLGRYLDNAQRIPSNMNSDLHMFDVTTEEWSLVCHDTATMGGPRLVFDHQMCIDPDTQTIYVFXGRVLPALSEEVVSPQYSGLYAYYIATNSWQLLLSDSHELNAPQARVSHSMLFHPVQRRLYMFAGQRNKEHLVDLWWWDAATGQCGALCRGSAAPPPPQAGFTQRATLDPDTDEMFVLSGMSKEKDKRVYNTLWVFSLRRLTWTCVYRNDSVSPSEPRPRFAHQLVYDPVKKIHYLFGGNPGNQSSPRVRLDDLWSLRLRRASLQGAALSARSALREACYKELAAAAAAHPDPAAAATALHYLRNDLFEVLDQNRPDQVLRFQRLATILFSGTAPSEGAACALSPRRARALARRRHAQPVPCDLATALAQVLGADDTAPEPTTPFEETTEPTPETWDVGQDDELSAEREKTAQWNARAQRIKLYDALCIFFRPSMVPPKGDITDLVML is encoded by the exons ATGGATGATAAATATGAAAGTGTTAAACTTGTCTATAGTATACACAAGTACTCAAGTTATTCCGCCAACTATATACCCGA GAATATCATGGTAAATAACCCCACAGACCAGCTCTCCAGATGGTTCACAGACAGCAACATTCCATCACAGTTCATTATGTTAAAACTGAAAACACCTTCTATTGTGGAATTTATTAAATTCGGAAAGTACATAAAAGCCCATGTCAGTGACCTGAAGAAATTTCAAATTTTTGGTGGGAcggaagaaaataaattgtccCTTTTACTAACCGC TGGTCTCAAGAAAGACAGTGCGGCAGAGATATTCAAGCTCCGCTGCAAGACATCAGAAGGCCTATACCTCCCCGTTCAGTACATCAAGATAGTTCCCCTACAGTCATGGGGTCCAGCCTACAACTACACCATATGGTATGTGGAGCTCACTGGGAAGAACCAGGAGCAAATCGTCAGCAATGCTTTGGAGACCATCAATTTA cgtaaagaagaagaagcagTGCGCATGCTGTTAAAGCACTTGCGTCGCCGTCGCTACAAGGACGCATTCGAAGCGCTCTCACGAGAGAGTGGGGTGCGCCTCGAGGGACCCATTCAGGCACGGTTCTGGAACGCACTCGTTGAGAACGGCGATTACAAACAAGCTGAAAAGATATTCGATGAAGCTATTgctg AGGGTGAGTTAGACTGGTACATGTCGTGGCAGCCGTACTCGCCACTGTGGCGGGAGATATCGTCGTGCTCCTCGCATGTGGAGGACCGGCTGTGGAGCACTGACGCCCCGCCCGCCCCACCAGTCAGGCAGAACGATCTGATCTGCACTGACAGGGACCCGAGACCTGATACTACT GAGGGGCCGACAGACGACATGGATGCGAGCGACATGGCCGAGGCGATGAGCGTGGCCCTGAGCTACAACAAGCCCGGCCCGCGCGGCGGACATCAGCTGGTCGTCGACGCCACTACTG GTACGTTATACCTGTTCGGTGGTTGGAACGGCATCGAGGATCTAGACGATCTCTGGTCGTTCTGTACCAACACGGAGCGCTGGAGGCTCCTGTGCCCCAACAGTGGGCAGGCCGGTGGACCCTCGCCCAGGTCCTGCCATAAGATGGTGTTCGATCCTGTGCATCGACGCCTGTTCACTCTTGGCCG gTATCTCGATAATGCGCAACGAATACCTAGCAACATGAAC AGCGACTTACACATGTTCGACGTGACCACTGAGGAGTGGTCGTTGGTCTGCCACGACACGGCGACGATGGGCGGCCCGCGCCTCGTCTTCGATCACCAGATGTGCATCGACCCTGACACGCAGACCATCTACGTGTT GGGGAGGGTGCTGCCTGCTCTCTC CGAGGAGGTGGTGAGCCCGCAGTACTCGGGGCTGTACGCGTACTACATCGCGACGAACTCGTGGCAGCTGCTGCTGAGCGACTCGCACGAACTCAACGCGCCGCAGGCACGCGTCTCGCACTCCATGCTGTTCCATCCG GTCCAGCGCCGCCTCTACATGTTCGCGGGTCAGCGCAACAAGGAGCACCTCGTAGACCTGTGGTGGTGGGACGCCGCCACCGGCCAGTGCGGCGCGCTGTGCCGGGGctccgccgcgccgccgccgccgcaggcTGGGTTTACTCAGCGAGCTACCCTCGACCCTGATACTGATGAGATGTTTGTGCTCTCT GGTATGAGCAAAGAGAAGGACAAGCGCGTGTACAACACGCTGTGGGTGTTCTCGCTGCGGCGGCTGACGTGGACGTGCGTGTACCGCAACGACAGCGTCAGCCCCAGCGAGCCGCGCCCGCGCTTCGCGCACCAGCTCGTCTACGATCCCGTCAAGAAG ATTCACTACCTCTTCGGCGGCAACCCCGGCAACCAGTCCAGCCCCCGTGTTCGCCTAGATGACCTGTGGTCCCTGCGCCTGCGCCGCGCATCACTACAGGGGGCAGCTCTGTCGGCGCGGTCGGCGCTGCGCGAGGCGTGCTACAAGGAGCTGGCGGCCGCCGCGGCTGCGCATCCCGACcctgccgccgccgccaccgcgcTGCACTACCTCAGGAATGATCTGTTTGAGGTGCTCGACCAGAATCGACCGGACCAG GTGCTCCGCTTCCAGCGCCTGGCGACGATCTTATTCTCAGGCACGGCGCCGTCCGAGGGCGCCGCGTGTGCCCTGTCGCCCCGCAGAGCCCGGGCCCTGGCGCGCCGGCGCCACGCGCAGCCCGTGCCCTGCGATCTCGCGACCGCACTCGCACAG GTCCTAGGCGCCGACGACACAGCCCCCGAGCCGACCACACCGTTCGAAGAGACCACTGAGCCGACCCCAGAGACCTGGGACGTCGGCCAGGATGACGAACTCTCGGCCGAGCGCGAGAAGACCGCGCAGTGGAACGCGCGAGCTCAGCGCATCAAGCTGTATGACGCGCTCTGCATCTTCTTCCGACCCTCCATGGTCCCGCCCAAGGGAGACATCACCGATCTTGTCATGCTGTAA